A DNA window from Impatiens glandulifera chromosome 7, dImpGla2.1, whole genome shotgun sequence contains the following coding sequences:
- the LOC124909988 gene encoding palmitoyl-protein thioesterase 1-like — MAKLIFLTLALFSAFTPAYSLPFVVFHGIEDECTNNGLKIFINDLSQWSGSQGHCIEIGNGARDSLFMPYTKQTKIACEKVKNISALSHGYNIVGLSQGSILGRSVIESCEGAPQVNNFVSLAGPHAGTASIPVCNSGRICNLVHYLIKIGLYSNYVQENFAPAGYTKIPTAINQYMQGCKFLPQLNNEYKDHKNAVYKKRFASLQNLVLIMFDDEEVLVPKETSWFGYFADGSLTKVLPVQETALYKEDWIGLRSLDEAGRVKYINVSGGHLDVSNMDMKKYIVPYLESQSVFCLPGASCVLNALCYAELAYRLPGIVGGE, encoded by the exons ATGGCGAAGTTAATCTTTCTTACATTGGCACTGTTTTCAGCTTTTACGCCTGCATATTCTCTTCCTTTCGTCGTTTTCCATG GAATTGAAGATGAATGCACAAACAACGGATTGAAAATTTTTATCAATGATCTAAGCCAGTGGTCGGGTTCCCAAGGACATTGCAT AGAAATTGGAAATGGAGCAAGAGATTCCTTGttcatgccatacacaaaacag ACTAAAATTGCTTGTGAGAAG GTGAAAAATATTAGTGCCCTCAGCCACGGCTACAATATAGTTGGACTTTCCCAG GGAAGTATCCTTGGCCGTTCTGTTATTGAGTCTTGTGAAGGAGCCCCTCAA GTGAATAATTTTGTATCACTGGCTGGTCCACATGCTGGGACAGCTTCGATTCCTGTGTGTAAT TCCGGAAGAATCTGCAATCTGGTGCACTACTTGATAAAAATAGGATTATATAGTAACTATGTGCAG GAAAACTTTGCACCGGCTGGTTATACAAAAATCCCAACT GCTATCAATCAATACATGCAAGGATGCAAGTTTCTTCCTCAACTGAATAACGAATACAAGGATCACAAGAATGCTGTTTACAAGAAAAGATTCGCCAGCTTGCAGAATCTTGTGCTTATCATG tttgatgatgaagaggtgTTGGTTCCGAAAGAAACCTCATGGTTCGGGTATTTCGCAGATGGGTCGCTGACTAAGGTTTTGCCTGTTCAAGAG ACAGCATTGTACAAGGAAGATTGGATTGGCTTACGGAGTTTAGATGAAGCTGGGAGAGTAAAATACATAAATGTATCGGGAGGGCACCTTGACGTATCGAATATGGATATGAAGAAATACATTGTGCCTTATTTG GAGTCACAGTCAGTTTTCTGCTTGCCCGGAGCATCTTGTGTCCTCAATGCCCTATGTTATGCTGAATTAGCTTATCGCTTGCCTGGTATAGTTGGGGGCGAATAA
- the LOC124909989 gene encoding palmitoyl-protein thioesterase 1-like, whose protein sequence is MAKLIILTLALFSAFTPAYSLPFVVFHGITESCTNSELKTFTDLLSRWSGSQGHCIEIGNGARDSLFMPLTKQTKIACEKVKNISELSQGYNIVGISQGNILTRAVIEFCEGAPQVNNYVSLGGPHAGVASIPFCGSGRFCNLVDYLMKLGVYSKYVQENFAPAGYTKIPTAINQYMQGCKFLPKLNNEYKDHKNDVYKRRLASLQNLVLIMFEDEEVLVPKESSWFGYFADGSRDKVLPVQETALYQEDWIGLRSLDEAGRVQFINVSGVHLEISEIDTMKYIVPYLRRY, encoded by the exons ATGGCGAAGTTAATCATTCTTACATTGGCACTGTTTTCGGCATTTACGCCTGCATATTCTCTTCCTTTCGTCGTTTTCCATG GAATTACAGAATCATGCACAAACAGTGAATTGAAAACTTTTACCGATCTTCTAAGCAGGTGGTCGGGTTCCCAAGGACATTGCAT AGAAATTGGAAATGGAGCAAGAGATTCCTTGTTCATGCCATTAACAAAACAG ACTAAAATTGCTTGTGAGAAG GTGAAAAATATTAGTGAACTCAGCCAAGGCTACAATATAGTTGGAATTTCCCAG GGAAATATCCTTACTCGTGCTGTGATTGAGTTTTGTGAAGGAGCCCCTCAA GTGAATAATTACGTATCACTAGGTGGTCCACATGCTGGGGTAGCTTCGATTCCTTTTTGTGGT TCCGGAAGATTCTGCAATCTGGTGGACTATTTGATGAAATTAGGAGTATATAGTAAATATGTGCAG GAAAACTTTGCACCGGCTGGTTATACAAAAATCCCAACT gCTATTAATCAATACATGCAAGGATGCAAGTTTCTTCCTAAGCTGAATAACGAATACAAGGATCACAAGAATGATGTTTACAAGAGAAGATTAGCCAGTTTGCAGAATCTGGTGCTTATCATG tttgaggatgaagaggTTTTGGTTCCGAAAGAAAGCTCATGGTTCGGGTATTTCGCAGATGGGTCGAGGGATAAGGTTTTGCCTGTTCAAGAG ACAGCATTATACCAGGAAGATTGGATTGGTTTACGTAGTTTAGACGAAGCTGGAAGAGTGCAATTCATAAATGTATCAGGAGTGCACCTCGAGATATCGGAAATCGATACTATGAAATACATTGTGCCTTATTTGAGGAGATATTGA
- the LOC124909990 gene encoding palmitoyl-protein thioesterase 1-like: MAKLIIFTLALFWAFTSAYSLPFVVFHGIGDKCTSSRMKTLKYFLSRWSGSKGHCIEIGNGARDSWLMPIKKQTEIACEKVKNISELSEGYNIVGISQGNILGRAVIEFCDGAPQVNNYVSMAGPHAGIASYPLCGSGNYCAPVNYLIKIGVYNKYVQENFAPAGYTKIPTAINQYMKHCKFLPQLNNEYKDHKNAVYKERFASLQNLVLIMFDDEDALVPKETSWFGYFADGSRDKVLPVQETALYKEDWIGLRSLDEAGRVKFINVSGEHLEISERDARKYIVPYLMSPRSI; this comes from the exons ATGGCGAAGTTAATCATTTTTACATTGGCACTGTTTTGGGCATTTACGTCTGCGTATTCTCTCCCTTTCGTCGTTTTCCATG GAATTGGAGATAAATGCACATCCAGCAGAATGAAAActcttaaatattttctaagCAGGTGGTCGGGTTCCAAAGGACATTGCAT AGAAATTGGAAATGGAGCAAGAGATTCCTGGCTCATGCCAATCAAAAAACAG ACTGAAATCGCTTGTGAGAAG GTGAAAAATATTAGTGAGCTCAGCGAAGGCTACAATATAGTTGGAATTTCCCAG GGAAATATCCTTGGTCGTGCTGTTATTGAGTTTTGTGATGGAGCCCCTCAA GTGAATAACTACGTATCAATGGCTGGTCCACATGCTGGGATAGCTTCGTATCCTTTGTGTGGT TCTGGAAATTACTGTGCTCCGGTGAACTATTTGATAAAAATAGgagtatataataaatatgtgcaG GAAAACTTTGCACCGGCTGGTTATACAAAAATCCCAACT GCTATTAATCAATACATGAAACATTGCAAGTTTCTTCCTCAACTGAATAACGAATACAAGGATCACAAGAATGCTGTTTACAAGGAAAGATTCGCCAGCTTGCAGAATCTGGTGCTTATCATG tttgatgatgaagatgctTTGGTTCCGAAAGAAACCTCATGGTTCGGGTATTTCGCAGATGGGTCGAGGGATAAGGTTTTGCCTGTTCAAGAG ACAGCATTGTACAAAGAAGATTGGATTGGTTTACGTAGTTTAGACGAAGCTGGAAGAGTGAAATTCATAAATGTATCGGGAGAGCACCTCGAGATATCGGAAAGAGATGCTAGGAAATACATTGTGCCTTATTTGATGAGTCCACGATCAATATGA